The window AAAAGCATAGTATTAAGATTGTTATTGATAGGGTAGTAAATTCGCTAGAAAATCATACACGCATAGCCCAAGGAGTGGAAAAAGCTTTGCGTGAATCTTATGGTGAAATTGAAGTAGAGATGATACACAATGATGAAAAAAAGTTCTTACATTATTCTGAACATTTTGCGTGTTTTAAGTGCAAGATAAGCTTTGAGGAGCTTGAACCGCTTGGATTCTCTTTTAATTCTCCAAAGGGTGCGTGTGAAGATTGTTTGGGGCTTGGCGCAAAATATGCTATTGATTTAAAAAAGATACTTGATAAATCTCAACCGCTCAACAAAGGTGGTATTAAAATTATTTTTGGATTCAATCGTAATTATTATGCCGAGCTTTTTTACGCGTTTTGTAAAAGTGCCAAAATTGACCCAAAGCTTAGTTTTGAAGAGCTTTCAAAATCTCAACAAAGCATTTTGCTGTATGGACGCGAAGAGGAGGTGGAGATTACTTGGAAATCAAATAAGCTCAAGCGTCCTTGGAAGGGCATTATCCAAATTGCGTATGATATGTTTAAAGATGATAAAGATTTAGGCGAATATACTACTGAACGAGTATGCCCTACCTGCAAAGGACATCGTCTTAAGCCCTCTTCATTGAGCGTTAAAGTAGGGAGCTTAGGCATTGGTGAGCTTATTGATATGCCCATTGAGAAGGTGTATGAGTTTTTTAACAATAAAGAACATTTTTCATATCTTAATGAGCAAGAGCAATTTATTGCACAGCCTATTTTAAAGGAGATTCGCGAAAGGTTATTTTTTCTTTATGATGTCGGGCTTGGTTATCTCACGCTTGGACGCGATGCGCGTAGTATTAGTGGTGGAGAATCTCAACGCATACGCATTGCAAGTCAAATTGGAAGCGGACTGACGGGCGTTATGTATGTGCTTGATGAGCCAAGCATTGGCTTGCACGAGCGTGATACACTGCGATTAATCAAAACCTTGAGAAGTTTGCAAGAAAAAGGTAATAGTGTGATTGTCGTAGAGCACGACAAAGAAACGATTTTAAATGCTGATTTTGTTGTGGATATTGGTCCAGAGGCAGGATTGCGCGGAGGAGAAGTAGTTTTTAGTGGTAATGTAAAGAATCTTTTGGATTCTAAAACACTCACTGCGGCATATCTTAAGGGTGCAAAAATCATTTCTTATCCGCATAAGCGCACGATTAAGCAATGGCTTGAAATCAAAAATGTCAATATTAATAATATTCATAATCTTTGTGCGAAGATTCCCCTTTCGCAATTTGTGTGTGTAACGGGTGTGAGTGGCAGCGGCAAAAGCTCTCTTATTTTGCAAACGCTTTTGCCTGTGGCTCAAGAGCTTTTAAATAATGCCAAAAAGGTGCAAAAGTGTGATGGTGTGGAGATTGTAGGATTAGACTATTTAGACAAAGTGAT of the Helicobacter sp. MIT 21-1697 genome contains:
- the uvrA gene encoding excinuclease ABC subunit UvrA encodes the protein MKDYNHIHITGARENNLKNINLSIPKNQLIVFTGLSGSGKSTLAFDTLYAEGQRRYIESLSSYARQFLDKVGKPDVDKIEGLTPAIAIDQKTTSKNPRSTVGTITEIYDYFRLLYARVGKQHCHLCGDEISQMSQTDIIEQILKLPANAKMILLAPIVKEKKGSFADKIESLRQKGYVRAIIDGVMVRLDEDIELAKHKKHSIKIVIDRVVNSLENHTRIAQGVEKALRESYGEIEVEMIHNDEKKFLHYSEHFACFKCKISFEELEPLGFSFNSPKGACEDCLGLGAKYAIDLKKILDKSQPLNKGGIKIIFGFNRNYYAELFYAFCKSAKIDPKLSFEELSKSQQSILLYGREEEVEITWKSNKLKRPWKGIIQIAYDMFKDDKDLGEYTTERVCPTCKGHRLKPSSLSVKVGSLGIGELIDMPIEKVYEFFNNKEHFSYLNEQEQFIAQPILKEIRERLFFLYDVGLGYLTLGRDARSISGGESQRIRIASQIGSGLTGVMYVLDEPSIGLHERDTLRLIKTLRSLQEKGNSVIVVEHDKETILNADFVVDIGPEAGLRGGEVVFSGNVKNLLDSKTLTAAYLKGAKIISYPHKRTIKQWLEIKNVNINNIHNLCAKIPLSQFVCVTGVSGSGKSSLILQTLLPVAQELLNNAKKVQKCDGVEIVGLDYLDKVIYLDQSPIGRTPRSNPATYTGAMDDIRALFAEIKESKLRGYSVGRFSFNVKGGRCEKCQGEGEIKIEMHFLPDVMVKCDACKGAKYNPQTLEIVYKGKNIADILAMSVDEALEFFAKVPKIATRLQTLQDVGLGYITLGQNAVTLSGGEAQRIKLAKELSRKDTGKTLYILDEPTTGLHFADVDRLTKVLHHLVDLGNSVIVIEHNLDMIKNADYIIDIGPEGGSGGGKIIDSGSVEQVSKNHTKSGSYTGKFLALELKRDKQFQKERK